Below is a genomic region from Streptomyces sp. RPA4-2.
GTCGCCCCGTCGTGATCCTGAAAGCCGATCCGGACGACGCCGCGGCCTTGCGTGAACGGCACGCGGACATTACCCCCGGCTATCACATGAACAAGAGGCACTGGATCACGGTGGAAGGCGGGGGCACCATCGACGAGAAGTTGGTGAAGGAACTCGTGATGGACTCCTACCGTCTCGTGGTCGGAGGGCTTCCCAAGTCCGAGCGGCCCGTGGATCAGCACACCTACGGCCGCCGCGTCTGACCTTCGTCATGCCCATCAGCAGCGAGAAGCTCCAGGACAGAGCGCGCGACACAGCACGGGCGCTGCCCGGAGTCAGCCCAGGGCGCCCGTTCACCGAGCAACTGGACGTCCGCACGGTGGCGGGCGAGGTCTTCCTGATCGTCACGGACGACCCAGACGGACGCACCGTCACCCTCGAGACAGAACCGGAGTACGGGCGGCTGCCGCAGGACGAACACCCATCGATCACCGCGGGCCTGCCAACCAAGCCTTCGTTACCCGGTACTTGGCGGAGTAGTCACCCCGGGGTGGAGCGCCCTGGTCGCCACGCTTCCCGGTAGGCCGATCACCCTCGCCATCGACGGAACTGCCGCCCTGGACTGGTCTGCGGCCGTCAAGTTGCTGAACTCGGCGCCGGAGGCGCGCGGGCTCGCCGCCTCGGCAACCGATCTCCGGGCGCGCCACGCCCCTGGCCGGCGATCCTCGAGCGCACAGGGTCCGGGCTCGCCGACGATCTGGACTCCGACCAGCTTGCAGAAGGCACCCTTGTGGCCGCCGTGTTCTTGGGTCGCGCAGGTATGCCCAGCCGGCCTCAGGAGGCAGCGACCGCCTGAGAAGTGTGTCGTGCAACTGCGAACGTGTGCTCAGCGGCGAGCGAAGGAGGCGATGTGGTCCAGGGCCATGTCCAGCGCGACGGCCATTGGCTCGGAGTCGTGAGCGTTCTGTGCGAGCACGTAGCCACCCTGCAGAGCAGCCAGCAGACCAGTACCCAAGCGTTGCGGGTCCGCGTGCTCGGCAAGTACGCCGAGGACGCGGAGCCGGGTCAGCGTTTCGACGAGCATCCGCCGCCACGCATCGAATGATGCGTTGAGCGCTTGACGGGATTGTTCATCGTTGTCGGACAGCTCAATCGACATCGCGCCCAGCGCGCACCCGTACGAGCCGTCCTGCAGTGAGTTGGCCTGGACGAGAGCGTCACGCCATCGGCGCAGACCCGTGAGGGTCTTCACGCCGCGCAGGCGCTGTTCCTCGCGGGCGAGGACGAACGTCGACTGCAGGTCGATCACGGCGTGGATCAGCGCGAGTTTGTCCTCGAAGTGGTTGTACAACTGCGACTTACTCGTGCCGCTCGCCAGCCGGACGTCATCGAGGGTGGTGGCGTTGACGCCCCTGACATAAAACAGCTTGGCCGCCGAATCAACGATCCGTGAACGGGTCTCCAGGCCGCGTGGCGTGCGGCGAGTACCGCTGGTTCCGGGCACGGTGCCTCCCTCGCGCATGTCACTCACTCCTGTTGCTCGGCCGGGGAATGCATCACAACCGCGGTGGCCTCGATCTTCAGACGGAGGCTGGGCCGGATCAGTTGTAGGACCAATACGAGCATATACGTCGGTCGGTGAGAGATGTCGTCCTTGCGA
It encodes:
- a CDS encoding TetR/AcrR family transcriptional regulator, producing the protein MPGTSGTRRTPRGLETRSRIVDSAAKLFYVRGVNATTLDDVRLASGTSKSQLYNHFEDKLALIHAVIDLQSTFVLAREEQRLRGVKTLTGLRRWRDALVQANSLQDGSYGCALGAMSIELSDNDEQSRQALNASFDAWRRMLVETLTRLRVLGVLAEHADPQRLGTGLLAALQGGYVLAQNAHDSEPMAVALDMALDHIASFARR
- a CDS encoding MmcQ/YjbR family DNA-binding protein: MDGHELQKIAGDCTVELPGADLERRLGPDWDLYKVRGKVFMLMTDMPGRPVVILKADPDDAAALRERHADITPGYHMNKRHWITVEGGGTIDEKLVKELVMDSYRLVVGGLPKSERPVDQHTYGRRV